Proteins encoded within one genomic window of Streptomyces sp. NBC_01314:
- a CDS encoding DoxX family protein yields the protein MDTIWLSGAEWLAVLRIGLGLWWLESWRHKDKKAWSEGAGIAWAAGVAGKHRWGAVRSGFDVVVKPRPRTMGYVVVYAELALGLGLILGFLTPVALVGGLLLNLLYFVLMIHDWAEQGQNSMMALISVVALFGMSWQTWSLDSALGLF from the coding sequence ATGGACACGATCTGGCTCTCTGGGGCCGAATGGCTGGCCGTTCTTCGTATCGGGCTGGGCCTGTGGTGGCTGGAGAGTTGGCGGCACAAGGACAAGAAGGCCTGGTCCGAGGGGGCCGGGATCGCGTGGGCGGCGGGGGTGGCGGGCAAGCATCGGTGGGGGGCGGTGCGGAGCGGGTTCGATGTGGTCGTCAAGCCTCGGCCGCGCACCATGGGCTATGTCGTCGTGTACGCCGAACTCGCCCTCGGGCTCGGGCTGATCCTCGGGTTCCTCACGCCGGTCGCACTCGTGGGCGGATTGCTGCTCAACCTCCTCTACTTCGTGCTGATGATCCACGACTGGGCCGAGCAGGGGCAGAACTCGATGATGGCGCTCATCTCGGTGGTGGCGCTGTTCGGGATGTCCTGGCAGACGTGGTCCCTCGACAGCGCGTTGGGGTTGTTCTGA
- a CDS encoding Zn-ribbon domain-containing OB-fold protein, translating to MSGGARFDLPEVDEFTRTYWDAAADGRLLLRRCGAADCGRAHHYPREFCPYCWSEDVRWEEASGRATLYTWSVVHRNDLPPFGERTPYVPAVVDLVEGPRMMTEVVEWGEKEEVQKEEVQEEGLRMGMGLEVVFRESGGFVVPVFRARS from the coding sequence ATGAGTGGTGGCGCGCGGTTCGATCTGCCCGAGGTCGACGAGTTCACCCGTACGTACTGGGACGCCGCCGCCGACGGGCGGCTGCTTCTGCGGCGCTGCGGGGCCGCGGACTGCGGGCGCGCCCATCACTATCCGCGGGAGTTCTGCCCGTACTGCTGGAGCGAGGACGTGCGCTGGGAGGAGGCCTCCGGGCGTGCCACGCTTTACACCTGGTCCGTCGTCCACCGCAACGACCTGCCGCCCTTCGGGGAGCGGACGCCGTACGTCCCCGCCGTCGTCGATCTCGTCGAGGGGCCGCGGATGATGACCGAGGTCGTGGAGTGGGGGGAGAAGGAGGAGGTGCAGAAGGAGGAGGTGCAGGAGGAGGGACTGCGCATGGGGATGGGGTTGGAGGTCGTCTTCCGGGAGAGCGGGGGCTTCGTGGTGCCCGTATTTCGCGCGCGCTCGTGA
- a CDS encoding GNAT family N-acetyltransferase, producing MSRTDERSSGPIPDPSRRPSAEPHGHGLRLCAWDPESDADVEAWFLGRADPDFQRWNTPTTLDGSLEGARESLRQRAESDAEGKTVSFRVADAQSGVTLGLVGLSGIDAFMRRAVVGYWVLPEARGRRVATRALDLAARWAFTGFGIHRLELDHVVGHAASCRIAELCGFPYEGTMRGAAFDEGRHDAFRDAHLHARLATDPALEGI from the coding sequence GTGAGCCGTACTGATGAGCGATCCTCCGGTCCGATTCCTGATCCTTCCCGGCGGCCCTCCGCCGAGCCGCACGGTCACGGGCTGCGGCTGTGCGCCTGGGACCCAGAGTCCGACGCGGATGTGGAGGCGTGGTTCCTGGGGCGTGCCGATCCGGACTTCCAGCGGTGGAACACGCCCACGACCCTGGACGGCAGCCTTGAGGGTGCCCGGGAGTCCCTGCGGCAGCGGGCCGAGTCCGACGCGGAGGGGAAGACCGTCTCGTTCCGGGTCGCGGACGCGCAGAGCGGGGTGACGCTCGGGCTGGTCGGACTGAGCGGGATCGACGCGTTCATGCGGAGAGCCGTCGTCGGGTACTGGGTACTGCCCGAGGCCCGTGGCCGACGGGTCGCCACCCGCGCCCTCGACCTCGCCGCCCGCTGGGCCTTCACCGGGTTCGGCATCCACCGGCTCGAACTCGACCATGTCGTCGGCCATGCCGCGTCCTGCCGTATCGCCGAGCTGTGCGGGTTCCCGTACGAGGGGACCATGCGCGGGGCGGCGTTCGACGAGGGACGCCACGACGCCTTCAGGGACGCGCACCTGCACGCTCGGCTGGCCACGGACCCGGCTCTGGAAGGGATCTGA
- a CDS encoding class I SAM-dependent methyltransferase — protein sequence MSVADEYAHGGGYEAVDDLDNPDGYFGEAVAAHYDDPSSDMFGAEAVDPAVELIAGLASAPGGDARALEFGIGTGRIALPLARRGVPVHGIDMSRAMVERMRAKPGGADIGVTIGDFASARVDGPGFTVAYLVYNTINNLTTQDAQVDCFRNAAAHLVPGGCFVIEVGVPDLRRLPPGQNAVPFHVDPTRLGFDTYEVATQGLRSHHMTVVEGRPVYRSIPFRYVWPAELDLMARLAGMRLRDRWAGWNGEPFTNDSTKHVSVWAKD from the coding sequence ATGAGCGTGGCTGACGAATACGCACACGGGGGCGGCTACGAGGCCGTCGACGACCTCGACAACCCCGACGGCTACTTCGGCGAGGCTGTTGCCGCGCACTACGACGATCCCTCCTCCGACATGTTCGGCGCGGAGGCCGTCGACCCGGCCGTGGAGTTGATCGCCGGTCTCGCGAGTGCGCCCGGAGGGGACGCGCGGGCGCTGGAGTTCGGGATCGGCACCGGGCGGATCGCCCTGCCGCTCGCCCGGCGGGGCGTGCCGGTGCACGGCATCGACATGTCACGGGCCATGGTGGAGCGGATGCGGGCCAAGCCGGGCGGCGCGGACATAGGGGTCACCATCGGGGACTTCGCCTCGGCCCGGGTGGACGGCCCCGGCTTCACCGTCGCCTACCTCGTCTACAACACGATCAACAACCTGACCACGCAGGACGCCCAGGTGGACTGCTTCCGCAACGCCGCCGCGCATCTCGTGCCCGGCGGCTGCTTCGTGATCGAGGTGGGGGTGCCGGACCTGCGGAGGCTGCCGCCGGGGCAGAACGCGGTGCCGTTCCATGTCGATCCGACACGGCTGGGGTTCGACACGTACGAGGTGGCGACGCAGGGGCTGCGGTCGCACCACATGACCGTCGTCGAGGGGCGGCCGGTGTACCGGTCGATCCCGTTCCGCTACGTCTGGCCGGCCGAGCTGGACCTGATGGCCCGGCTGGCCGGGATGCGGCTGAGGGACCGCTGGGCGGGATGGAACGGGGAGCCGTTCACGAACGACAGCACCAAGCACGTGTCCGTTTGGGCGAAGGATTGA